The Lysobacter helvus nucleotide sequence GTCGTGTGTACGGCCGCCCTTGGGGGGCTTGGCACGACGCTGCTGCGGATTCGGCGGGGTTTGCTGCCTGGCCGCCGGATCGTCCCAGTACACGCGCACGCGACCCTTGTCGTCGACGATCTTGACACGATTCACGTCGCGGCCGTCGTACTGCACCTGCTCGGCGCTGAGCACCTGGCCGTTGCGTTCGGCGCGCCGCACGGAGTCGGCGAGGCCCTGCTGGTCGCCGTCGGAATGGTTCTGGCGATCGGCCGACGGGGCGTGCCGCGGCGGCGGGGCCGGCTGCGGTTGCGCCTGCGCCCACGCCATGGTGCTGGCACCCGTCAGGACGACGAGCAGCGACAGCGGGCGAAGGAGGCGCAGCAGGGGCATCGGGTCGGCCTTGGAGAAGGGAGATGCGAAACCGCGACGTCGCGCTGGGCGATGCCGGGATCGGGGTTGCTGGAAACGGGCGCCATTCTTTGAATCAGGCAGTGAATCCGGTCTGAACTTTTCCTTCACGGATCCGCGCCGTTCATGGCCGGTCGCGGGCGAAACCCCGTTGCAGGGGCCGTCAGAAGACCTCCCCGACGCAGCATCGCAGGGATCCGCCGGCGGCTTCGATGGCCGCCAGGGGGACGCTCCGCACGTCGAAGCCCGCGTTTGCGAGGGCGGTGCGCGTCGCCGGGGCGAGCGCCGCGTCGGCCCTGGCGCTCATCCAGACCGTCTCCGGCGACAGGGCGATGGCGTTGCCGGCGAAAGCCGCATGCTCGGCATCCGACAGGACGATCGCGTGCGGGCCGTACACCTGCGCGAGCGCGTCGATCACCGCGGCGTCCGCGAACCCGCGCGGGCAGGCGAGCGCGGCGCGCCCCGCCAGGACGGCCAGCACGACGTTGGTGTGGTATTCGCCGGGCGCGAGGTCGAACAGGAGCGTCGCGCGCAGGCCGAAGGCCTCGTGCATCAGGTGCGCGCCCTCTTCGTCGCAGCGTTCGGACAGGCCGCACCAGCCCAGGCCGCGCGCGCGATCGATCACCAGCGCGCCGGTGAGTTCGCAGGGATGCCCCTGTTCGGAGAGGTCGATCTCCGCGTAGTCGAGCACGCCGCCGAAGAAGCCGCGGATATCGGCGCGCGTGGCTTCGCGCTGGCGCACGGGATGGCGCATGCGCCCGACGATGCAGCGGCCTGCGGCGGTGGCGAAGACGTTGTTCGGGAAGACGCCATCGGGCGCTTCGGGATCGCCCGGGAAACACACCGTCGGCAGCGCCTGCGACAACGCACGATGCAGCCCGCGATGTTCGTCCAGCGCGCGGCGGGCATCGAACGCATCGGCGTCGGCCATGTAGCGGTTGTCGCGCGCGGAGTCGGTGGCGAGGCGGAAATCGTCCGGCGCGACGAGGAACGCCGCGCGCGCGGTGGGCGCGCCGAAGTCCGTCGACAGCGTGCGCGCGTGCGCCACGAACGCGTCGATGTCGCGCGTGATCATGCGGCGTACACCGTCGACTCGGTGCACGCGAGCGCGCGCTCGACGAGCGACCAATCGGCGCCGGGCCGATGCGCGCCTTCGCTCAGCACCTGGCGGAACGCGCGGCCGCCGCGCTCGCCGGAGAACAGGCCAAGCAGGTGGCGCGTGATGTGCTTGAGGTACACGCCGCGCGCGAGTTCGCCTTCGACGTACGGCTGCAGCGCGCGCAGCAATGCGCCGCGCGTGCGCAGTTCGCCGCCGAACCACGCCGCGTCGAGGCGATGCAGCAGGTATGGATCGTGGTACGCCGCACGCCCGAGCATCGCGCCGTCGACGTGCGCCAGGTGCGCGGCCGCTTCATCGAAATCGGCGATGCCGCCGTTGACGATCACCTGCAGGTCCGGACGTTCCTGCTTCAACCGGTACGCCCAGTCGTAGCGCAGCGGCGGCACTTCGCGGTTTTCCTTCGGCGACAAACCCTTCAGCCACGCGTTGCGCGCATGCACGACGAACATCCCGCAGCCCGCGGCGGCGACGGCGTCGATGAAGGCGAGGAAGCGATCGAAGTCGTGGTCGTCGTCGACCCCCAGGCGGCACTTCACGGTCACCGGGACGCCGCAGGCCTCGCGCATCGCGGCGACGCTTTCGGCGACGAGCACCGGTTCGCGCATCAGGCACGCACCGAAACGGCCGGCCTGCACGCGATCGGAAGGACAGCCGCAATTGAGGTTGATCTCGTCGAAGCCGTGCGCTTCACCGATGCGCGCGGCTTGCGCGAGCAGTGCGGGTTCGCTGCCACCCAGCTGCAGCGCGACGGGATGCTCGACGGGATCCATCGCGAGCAACCGCGTGCGATCGCCCAGCACCACGGCGTTGGCATGCACCATCTCGGTGTACAGGCGCGCGTGCGGCGCGAGCAGGCGATGGAACACGCGGCAATGCGTGTCCGTCCAATCCATCATCGGCGCGACGGAGAGGCGCAGTTGCGCGGCGGGAATCGTGCTGGCGGGCGTGTCGGCCATTGGCCGCGCATTCTACGGCCTCGCCCGCGTCCCTGCCCTGCAGGGCAAGTGCCCGCCCGGCCAATTGCTGCGTTGCACGGCCAATGTTCCGCTGCGGACACCCGCCACACAGACCACGACGCCATGGCCCTGGACATCGAATATTTCGAACGCCGCGTACGCAGCCTCGAGAACGCGCTCGACCGCCTGCAGCACGACATCGGCGACACGCACCGCATCGCCAACGATATCGTCCGCGAATACCAGCAATGGGCACGCGAGGAACATCCCGGCAAGGAATGGTTCTTCCGGCGCATCGACGAACTCGTGCAACGCGGCAGCCCGCGTTGCGTGTACGCCAAGACACTGGTGCTGGAATACGGCGTGTCGCGCTCGAAGGCTTACCAGCTCGTGCGCGAATACCTGGACAACGCGGCGGCGAAACTCGCCACCGCGTGAGCGCGCATCAGGTCAACGCCGCCGGGATGCGCGTGCGTTCCAGCGCGTGCCAGCCGGCATCGGTGATTTCCCAACCACCGTAGACGCGACGCACCAGGCCTTGTTCGCCCAGGCGCGCCATGATGTGTTCGTCCACCGGATGGCGGACGACGAGGGATTCGGTGAGCTTCCGCAATTCTTCGCGGTCGCCCGGGAGCAGGGTGACAAGCACGGCGTTGACCTTCTTCTTCGGCGAACAAAAATGACCCGGGAGCTGGGTCATGACCGAACCAACGCCGGCGGGTTCGCGCGCAGGCCAGTGCACGCGGGCGCGAGTCAAACAGGATTCAGTTGCGTGATGGCGCCGCAGGCGCAGTCAGCTTCGCTCGAACACCATGTAGACGTCGGCGCGCGCGTAGTGCGAGCCCGGCCGCGGCGCGGGGCGGTGATGGAATCCGTGGCGTTCGTAGAGGCGCAGCGCGGTGTCGAGCTTGCTGCTGGATTCCAGGAACAACTCACTGCCCTGCATCGCATCGAACGCCGCGATCGCACCGACCAGCAGTTGCGCACCGATGCCGCGGCCTTGCGACGCAGGATCCACGGCCATCTTCGTGAGTTCGTACACACCGTCGCCTTCGTGCTTCAGCGCAACGGTGCCGACGACGCGCGCCTGCCCATCCACCGCGAACAGCACGCGCCCGCCCGCCGCGAGGATGTGCGATTCCGGATCCGACAACACGGTGCGGTCGATCGGCTCGACGACGAAGTAGCGTTCGAGCCAATCGATGTTGAGGCGTGCAAACTCCGCGCGCCAGCGCGGATCGAAATCGACGATGCGGATCATTGGTGCGTGAGGTGCGCCAGCGCGGCGGTGGCCGCTTCGCGGTCATTGTCGTCGAACGGCACGATCGTGAGCGAGGCCACGGTGCCGTCGTCCAGGCAGCGCACGTTGACGTCCACGCCATCTGGATGGCTGCGCGGGATGTAGAACGCCTTGACGCCGCACGTGCTGCAGAAGCGATGCTTCGCGGCGCCCGTGTTGAACGTGTATTCGGTGAGCGCATCATTGCCCGCGACCAGGCGGAAGCGCGACGCCGGCACGATCAGGTGCAGGAAGCCGGTCATGCGGCAGATGGAGCAATTGCAGTCGAGCGCCTCGACGTCCGCCGGCGCTTCAACTTCGAACTGCACGCGGCGGCAATGACAGCCGCCGCGATGCGTCACCAGCGCGGGCGTCGCGGCGTGGCTCATCCCTTGCCCTTGCCGTGGCCGCCGCCCTTGTTGCCGTTGCCGTGCCCGTTCCCGTTCCCGTTCCCGTGGCCGCTGTTGCCGTGTTCGCCCGACTTGCCGCTGTTGCCGTGGTTGCCGTTGCCATTGCCGTGGTCGGACTTGCCCTTGCCATTCCCGTGGTTGGGATAGGCGCGCTGCAGGTCGCTGTCGAGCACGATCGGGCGCGACCAGCGATCGTAGGTCGGCACGAAACCGTT carries:
- a CDS encoding GNAT family N-acetyltransferase, with product MIRIVDFDPRWRAEFARLNIDWLERYFVVEPIDRTVLSDPESHILAAGGRVLFAVDGQARVVGTVALKHEGDGVYELTKMAVDPASQGRGIGAQLLVGAIAAFDAMQGSELFLESSSKLDTALRLYERHGFHHRPAPRPGSHYARADVYMVFERS
- a CDS encoding arginine deiminase-related protein; amino-acid sequence: MITRDIDAFVAHARTLSTDFGAPTARAAFLVAPDDFRLATDSARDNRYMADADAFDARRALDEHRGLHRALSQALPTVCFPGDPEAPDGVFPNNVFATAAGRCIVGRMRHPVRQREATRADIRGFFGGVLDYAEIDLSEQGHPCELTGALVIDRARGLGWCGLSERCDEEGAHLMHEAFGLRATLLFDLAPGEYHTNVVLAVLAGRAALACPRGFADAAVIDALAQVYGPHAIVLSDAEHAAFAGNAIALSPETVWMSARADAALAPATRTALANAGFDVRSVPLAAIEAAGGSLRCCVGEVF
- a CDS encoding GFA family protein, whose amino-acid sequence is MSHAATPALVTHRGGCHCRRVQFEVEAPADVEALDCNCSICRMTGFLHLIVPASRFRLVAGNDALTEYTFNTGAAKHRFCSTCGVKAFYIPRSHPDGVDVNVRCLDDGTVASLTIVPFDDNDREAATAALAHLTHQ
- the dusA gene encoding tRNA dihydrouridine(20/20a) synthase DusA — translated: MADTPASTIPAAQLRLSVAPMMDWTDTHCRVFHRLLAPHARLYTEMVHANAVVLGDRTRLLAMDPVEHPVALQLGGSEPALLAQAARIGEAHGFDEINLNCGCPSDRVQAGRFGACLMREPVLVAESVAAMREACGVPVTVKCRLGVDDDHDFDRFLAFIDAVAAAGCGMFVVHARNAWLKGLSPKENREVPPLRYDWAYRLKQERPDLQVIVNGGIADFDEAAAHLAHVDGAMLGRAAYHDPYLLHRLDAAWFGGELRTRGALLRALQPYVEGELARGVYLKHITRHLLGLFSGERGGRAFRQVLSEGAHRPGADWSLVERALACTESTVYAA